One Lysobacter enzymogenes DNA segment encodes these proteins:
- a CDS encoding TonB family protein: MRQGALALFAKASSLSLLCLCFTATAAQEKQSADEDGAPPPPVPVVVIEEPKPGAEMPAPPPTFTPATPRQAEQAPQFPGGEAALRAYLGNNLQYPAKAVQDEVQGAVVVDFDVDVDGTIQNILIVRDIGGGCGAEAERLVRKMPRWQPGRQGGEAVKATYRLNIHFVLTH, from the coding sequence ATGAGACAGGGAGCGCTCGCGCTATTCGCAAAGGCATCGTCGTTGTCGTTGCTTTGCCTGTGTTTTACCGCCACGGCCGCGCAAGAAAAACAGTCCGCGGACGAGGACGGCGCGCCGCCGCCGCCGGTTCCGGTGGTGGTTATCGAGGAGCCGAAGCCGGGAGCCGAGATGCCGGCTCCGCCGCCCACCTTCACGCCCGCGACGCCGCGGCAGGCCGAACAGGCGCCGCAGTTTCCCGGAGGCGAAGCGGCGCTCAGGGCCTATCTCGGCAACAACCTGCAATATCCCGCGAAGGCGGTGCAAGACGAAGTGCAGGGCGCGGTGGTCGTCGATTTCGACGTCGATGTCGACGGGACGATCCAGAACATCCTGATCGTGCGGGACATCGGCGGCGGTTGCGGCGCCGAAGCGGAACGGCTCGTCCGGAAGATGCCGCGCTGGCAGCCGGGGCGGCAGGGCGGCGAGGCGGTGAAAGCGACCTACAGGCTCAATATCCACTTTGTATTGACGCACTGA
- the dnaJ gene encoding molecular chaperone DnaJ translates to MSKRDYYEVLGVQRNASDDDLKKAYRRCAMKFHPDRNPGDQAAEASFKECKEAYEVLSDASKRRVYDQHGHAAFEHGMGGGGAGPGFADMGDIFGDIFGNIFGGGGGGGARGPRRGADIGYVMELSLEEAVGGVEKQIEIPTLDECETCKGSGSADGKIETCTTCNGRGQVRFQRGIFSMQQACPHCNGRGQTIANPCGDCHGQGRVERTKTLQVKIPAGVDNGDRIRLTGEGEAGPTGSPPGDLYVEVRVREHEIFQRDGDDLHCEVPIRISQAALGDIVRVPTLGGEVELRIPAETQSGKLFRLRDKGVKSVRSRKPGDLYCRVAVETPVNLTVEQRELLEKFEATFVGEGARKHSPRSSTFIDGVKGFWDRMTS, encoded by the coding sequence ATGAGCAAACGCGACTACTACGAAGTGCTGGGCGTGCAACGCAACGCCAGCGACGACGACCTGAAGAAGGCCTATCGCCGCTGCGCGATGAAGTTCCACCCGGACCGCAATCCCGGCGACCAGGCCGCCGAGGCCTCGTTCAAGGAATGCAAGGAGGCCTACGAGGTCCTGTCCGACGCGTCCAAGCGCCGCGTGTACGACCAGCACGGCCACGCCGCGTTCGAGCACGGCATGGGCGGCGGCGGTGCCGGCCCGGGCTTCGCCGACATGGGCGACATCTTCGGCGACATCTTCGGCAACATTTTCGGCGGTGGGGGCGGCGGCGGCGCGCGCGGCCCGCGTCGCGGCGCCGACATCGGCTACGTGATGGAGCTGTCGCTGGAAGAGGCGGTCGGCGGGGTCGAGAAGCAGATCGAGATCCCGACCCTGGACGAGTGCGAGACCTGCAAGGGCTCGGGCTCGGCCGACGGCAAGATCGAGACCTGCACCACCTGCAACGGCCGCGGCCAGGTGCGTTTCCAGCGCGGCATCTTCTCGATGCAGCAGGCCTGCCCGCACTGCAACGGGCGCGGCCAGACCATCGCCAACCCCTGCGGCGACTGCCACGGCCAGGGCCGGGTCGAGCGGACCAAGACCCTGCAGGTCAAGATTCCCGCCGGCGTCGACAACGGCGACCGCATCCGCCTCACCGGCGAGGGCGAAGCCGGCCCGACCGGTTCGCCGCCGGGCGACCTGTACGTGGAAGTGCGCGTGCGCGAGCACGAGATCTTCCAGCGCGACGGCGACGACCTGCATTGCGAAGTGCCGATCCGCATTTCCCAGGCCGCGCTCGGCGACATCGTGCGGGTGCCCACGCTCGGCGGCGAAGTCGAGCTGCGCATCCCGGCCGAGACCCAGAGCGGCAAGCTGTTCCGCTTGCGCGACAAGGGCGTCAAGTCGGTGCGCAGCCGCAAGCCCGGCGATCTGTACTGCCGGGTCGCGGTGGAGACCCCGGTCAACCTCACCGTCGAGCAGCGAGAGTTGCTGGAGAAGTTCGAGGCGACCTTCGTCGGCGAAGGCGCGCGCAAGCATTCGCCGCGTTCCTCGACCTTCATCGACGGGGTCAAGGGGTTCTGGGACCGGATGACCTCCTGA
- the dnaK gene encoding molecular chaperone DnaK: MGKIIGIDLGTTNSCVAIMEGGKAKVIENSEGDRTTPSIVAFTKDSEVLVGASAKRQAVTNPKNTFYAVKRLIGRKMTDAEVQKDLGLVPYAIVPHDNGDAWVATADGKKMAPQQISAEVLGKMKKTAEAYLGEPVTEAVITVPAYFNDSQRQATKDAGKIAGLEVKRIINEPTAAALAYGMDKKGGDRKVAVYDLGGGTFDVSIIEIASVDGEMQVEVLSTNGDTFLGGEDFDKRVIDYLVDEFNKDQGIDLRKDPLALQRLKDAAERAKIELSSSQQTEVNLPYVTADASGPKHLNIKLTRAKLESLVEDLIKKTIEPCRIALNDAGLRASDIAEVILVGGQTRMPKVGQAVAEFFGKEPRKDVNPDEAVAVGAAIQGGVLAGEVKDVLLLDVTPLSLGIETLGGVFTKIIEKNTTVPTKASQTFSTAEDNQSAVTVHVLQGEREQARYNKSLARFDLSGIEPAPRGMPQVEVSFDIDANGILHVSAKDKKTNKEQKVEIKAGSGLSEEEIAKMVADAEANREEDQKFHELVQARNHADALIHSTRSAIKEHGEKIPGEAIGRAEAAIAELETAMKGDDKGQIEAKSRALEEAAQSVLAAASAGQPGEDAPAGDAGAAAKSDDVVDAEFTEVKDDKK, translated from the coding sequence ATGGGCAAGATCATCGGCATCGACCTGGGCACGACCAATTCCTGCGTCGCGATCATGGAAGGCGGCAAGGCCAAGGTCATCGAGAACTCGGAAGGCGACCGCACCACGCCGTCCATCGTCGCCTTCACCAAGGACAGCGAAGTCCTGGTCGGCGCCTCGGCCAAGCGCCAGGCGGTGACCAACCCGAAGAACACCTTCTACGCGGTCAAGCGCCTGATCGGCCGCAAGATGACCGACGCCGAAGTGCAGAAGGACCTGGGCCTGGTGCCCTACGCGATCGTCCCGCACGACAACGGCGACGCCTGGGTCGCGACCGCCGACGGCAAGAAGATGGCGCCGCAGCAGATCTCGGCCGAAGTGCTGGGCAAGATGAAGAAGACCGCCGAAGCCTACCTGGGCGAGCCGGTCACCGAGGCGGTGATCACCGTGCCGGCCTACTTCAACGACAGCCAGCGCCAGGCGACCAAGGACGCCGGCAAGATCGCGGGCCTGGAGGTCAAGCGCATCATCAACGAGCCGACCGCGGCCGCGCTGGCCTACGGCATGGACAAGAAGGGCGGCGACCGCAAGGTCGCGGTCTACGACCTCGGCGGCGGCACCTTCGACGTGTCGATCATCGAGATCGCGTCGGTCGACGGCGAAATGCAGGTCGAAGTGCTGTCGACCAACGGCGACACCTTCCTCGGCGGCGAAGACTTCGACAAGCGCGTCATCGACTACTTGGTCGACGAGTTCAACAAGGACCAGGGCATCGACCTGCGCAAGGACCCGCTGGCGCTGCAGCGCCTGAAGGACGCGGCCGAGCGCGCCAAGATCGAGCTGTCGTCCTCGCAGCAGACCGAAGTCAACCTGCCGTACGTGACCGCCGACGCCTCGGGCCCGAAGCACCTCAACATCAAGCTGACCCGGGCCAAGCTGGAGTCGCTGGTCGAGGACCTGATCAAGAAGACCATCGAGCCGTGCCGCATCGCGCTCAACGACGCCGGCCTGCGCGCCAGCGACATCGCCGAGGTGATCCTGGTCGGCGGCCAGACCCGCATGCCGAAGGTCGGCCAGGCCGTGGCCGAGTTCTTCGGCAAGGAACCGCGCAAGGACGTCAACCCGGACGAAGCCGTCGCCGTCGGCGCGGCGATCCAGGGCGGCGTGCTGGCCGGCGAGGTCAAGGACGTGCTGCTGCTCGACGTGACCCCGCTGAGCCTGGGCATCGAAACCCTCGGCGGCGTGTTCACCAAGATCATCGAGAAGAACACCACCGTTCCGACCAAGGCTTCGCAGACCTTCTCCACCGCCGAGGACAACCAGTCCGCGGTCACCGTGCACGTGCTGCAGGGCGAGCGCGAGCAGGCCCGCTACAACAAGTCGCTGGCGCGCTTCGACCTGTCCGGCATCGAGCCGGCGCCGCGCGGCATGCCGCAGGTCGAGGTGTCGTTCGACATCGACGCCAACGGCATCCTGCACGTCAGCGCCAAGGACAAGAAGACCAACAAGGAACAGAAGGTCGAGATCAAGGCCGGTTCCGGCCTGTCCGAGGAAGAGATCGCCAAGATGGTCGCCGACGCGGAAGCCAACCGCGAGGAAGACCAGAAGTTCCATGAGCTGGTGCAGGCGCGCAACCACGCCGACGCGCTGATCCACAGCACCCGCAGCGCGATCAAGGAGCACGGCGAGAAGATCCCGGGCGAGGCCATCGGCCGCGCCGAAGCGGCGATCGCCGAGCTGGAGACCGCGATGAAGGGCGACGACAAGGGCCAGATCGAGGCCAAGTCGCGCGCGCTGGAAGAGGCCGCGCAGTCGGTGCTGGCCGCCGCCAGCGCCGGTCAGCCGGGCGAGGACGCTCCGGCCGGCGACGCCGGCGCCGCGGCCAAGTCCGACGACGTGGTCGATGCGGAGTTCACCGAAGTGAAGGACGACAAGAAGTAA
- the grpE gene encoding nucleotide exchange factor GrpE codes for MNPNDPNPDVNPEAQDPVAAAGAAMSEVEALRSEMNKLREDSLRERAELENQRKRVVRDIEMARKFANERLLGDLLPVIDSLEAGLAAAGGDASALRQGMELTLRQLLKVGADNGLVAVDPVGQPFNPEHHQAMSMVPAPGVAPNHVVQVYQKGWLLNERLLRPALVVVAQDA; via the coding sequence ATGAACCCAAACGATCCCAACCCCGATGTGAACCCTGAGGCCCAGGACCCGGTGGCCGCCGCCGGCGCGGCGATGTCCGAGGTCGAGGCCCTGCGTTCGGAAATGAACAAGCTGCGCGAGGACTCGCTGCGCGAGCGCGCCGAGCTGGAGAACCAGCGCAAGCGCGTGGTCCGCGATATCGAGATGGCGCGCAAGTTCGCCAACGAGCGCCTGCTCGGCGACCTGCTGCCGGTGATCGACAGCCTGGAGGCCGGCCTGGCCGCCGCCGGCGGCGACGCCAGCGCGCTGCGCCAGGGCATGGAACTGACCCTGCGCCAGCTGCTCAAGGTCGGCGCCGACAACGGCCTGGTCGCGGTCGATCCGGTCGGCCAGCCCTTCAATCCCGAGCACCACCAGGCCATGAGCATGGTGCCGGCGCCGGGCGTGGCGCCGAACCACGTGGTCCAGGTCTACCAGAAGGGCTGGCTGCTCAACGAGCGCCTACTGCGCCCGGCCCTGGTCGTGGTCGCCCAGGACGCCTGA
- a CDS encoding DUF6053 domain-containing protein, whose protein sequence is MAAIGHKSVGPEGPPTEAALPQKSRAGLALQADCSKMRREPRSWAPIPHDRRSSPPLSRPHSAAAS, encoded by the coding sequence ATCGCGGCGATCGGGCACAAGAGCGTCGGGCCTGAAGGCCCTCCCACAGAAGCGGCCCTCCCACAAAAGTCTAGGGCTGGCCTGGCGCTCCAGGCCGATTGTTCCAAAATGCGACGCGAACCGCGCAGCTGGGCGCCGATCCCGCACGATCGCCGCAGTTCACCGCCGTTGTCGCGCCCCCATTCGGCCGCCGCCTCTTGA
- a CDS encoding DUF6053 domain-containing protein, with amino-acid sequence MGGPSGPTLLCPIAAIRPKSLGPEAPPQKPRA; translated from the coding sequence GTGGGAGGGCCTTCAGGCCCGACGCTCTTGTGCCCGATCGCCGCGATCCGACCGAAAAGCCTCGGGCCTGAAGCCCCCCCACAAAAGCCCCGGGCCTGA
- the hrcA gene encoding heat-inducible transcriptional repressor HrcA produces MNRRANDPALDPRARQLLRALIGRYIHSGEPVGSQTLARHAGLDVSAATIRNILSDLEEAGLLSAPHTSAGRIPTAQGYRLFVDSLLQVRPLPEGEVARLRSELPPGSGTQALLGSASELLSAMTHFVGVVSVPKREQFAFRRIEFVPLDAQRVLAILVFADQEVQNRIIQTRRPFEAGELERVGNYLNTHFAGRPVAEIRASLLLELRNAQSEMQALLAQSMELAEQALAPDGDDMVLAGQTRLMGVQELADLDRLRELFEAFARKREILQLLERTVRAPGMRIFIGEETGLAPLEGVSLVTAPYGAGGRVLGVLGVIGPTRMAYERVIPVVQAAADALGDAFQAGEGAVGEGE; encoded by the coding sequence ATGAACCGCCGAGCCAACGACCCCGCCCTCGACCCGCGCGCGCGCCAGCTGTTGCGCGCGCTGATCGGCCGCTACATCCACAGCGGCGAGCCGGTCGGGTCGCAGACCCTGGCCCGGCATGCCGGCCTGGACGTCAGCGCGGCGACAATCCGCAACATCCTCTCCGACCTGGAAGAGGCCGGCCTGCTCAGCGCACCGCACACCTCGGCCGGGCGCATCCCCACCGCGCAGGGCTACCGGCTGTTCGTCGATTCGCTGCTGCAGGTGCGGCCGCTGCCCGAGGGCGAGGTGGCGCGGCTGCGCAGCGAGCTGCCGCCCGGTTCGGGCACCCAGGCCCTGCTCGGCAGCGCGTCGGAGCTGCTGTCGGCGATGACCCACTTCGTCGGCGTGGTCAGCGTGCCCAAGCGCGAGCAGTTCGCGTTCCGCCGGATCGAATTCGTGCCGCTGGACGCGCAGCGGGTGCTGGCGATCCTGGTGTTCGCCGATCAGGAAGTGCAGAACCGCATCATCCAGACCCGCCGCCCGTTCGAGGCCGGCGAGCTGGAACGGGTCGGCAACTACCTCAACACCCACTTCGCCGGCCGGCCGGTGGCCGAGATCCGCGCCAGCCTGCTGCTGGAACTGCGCAACGCCCAATCGGAAATGCAGGCGCTGCTGGCGCAGTCGATGGAGCTGGCCGAGCAGGCGCTGGCGCCGGACGGCGACGACATGGTCCTGGCCGGACAGACCCGGCTGATGGGCGTGCAGGAGCTGGCCGACCTGGACCGGCTGCGCGAGCTGTTCGAGGCCTTCGCCCGCAAGCGCGAGATCCTGCAACTGCTCGAACGCACCGTGCGCGCGCCGGGCATGCGCATCTTCATCGGCGAGGAAACCGGGCTGGCGCCGCTGGAAGGGGTGTCGCTGGTGACCGCGCCCTACGGCGCCGGCGGACGGGTGCTGGGCGTGCTCGGGGTGATCGGGCCGACCCGGATGGCCTACGAACGGGTGATCCCGGTAGTGCAGGCCGCGGCCGACGCGCTCGGCGACGCGTTTCAGGCGGGCGAGGGGGCGGTGGGCGAAGGCGAGTAG
- the recN gene encoding DNA repair protein RecN: protein MLAHLSLKQFAVVTAAELSFGPGLTVISGETGAGKSLLVDALGLLSGLRADSGVVRHGADRAELVADFTLDDAPLATAWLAENELDETGDGDAPVCQIRRVIRADGGSRAWVNGRPVTLSQLGELASRLVEIHGQHEHQALLTRASQLDLLDAYGRHEAAREPVAAAARAWSALLRERDGLVAQGDVSDRIGWLEHQHAELEREALEPEAIAKLNADHRRHAHAAGLIAACEGAFARIGGDEGPSLTRTLQQVRGDLQRVAEHEPRLAEVDAMLDNAAIQVDEALSLLDRVRDDLDLDPAEFERIEARLGRLHELARKHRVAPEQLAATRDGVGAELEQLRGAGERLDALDAEIGAARKRWRQAADALGRARRDAAASLSARTTELIGELGMGGGRFAVEIEPQEDDRPDPNGAERVEFMVAANPGQPPRPLRKVASGGELSRISLAIEVAAFGLDAVPTMVFDEVDTGIGGAVAEIVGQKLRALGGSRQVLCVTHLAQVAAQGHAHYRVAKAASEGVTQSAVQVLASKQREEELARMLGGVELTKEVRAAARRLLADVG from the coding sequence ATGCTCGCCCATCTATCGCTCAAGCAATTCGCCGTCGTCACTGCCGCCGAGCTCAGCTTCGGCCCGGGCCTCACCGTCATCTCCGGCGAAACCGGCGCCGGCAAGTCGTTGCTGGTCGATGCGCTCGGCCTGCTCAGCGGCCTGCGCGCCGACAGCGGCGTGGTCCGCCACGGCGCCGACCGCGCCGAGCTGGTCGCCGACTTCACCCTCGACGACGCCCCGCTCGCCACCGCCTGGCTGGCCGAGAACGAACTCGACGAAACCGGCGACGGCGACGCCCCGGTCTGCCAGATCCGCCGGGTGATCCGCGCCGACGGCGGTTCGCGCGCCTGGGTCAACGGTCGCCCGGTCACCCTGAGCCAACTCGGCGAACTGGCCTCGCGCCTGGTCGAGATCCACGGCCAGCACGAACACCAGGCCCTGCTCACCCGCGCCAGCCAGCTCGACCTGCTCGACGCCTACGGCCGCCACGAGGCCGCGCGCGAGCCGGTCGCCGCCGCCGCGCGCGCCTGGAGCGCGCTGCTGCGCGAACGCGACGGGCTGGTCGCCCAGGGCGACGTCTCCGACCGCATCGGCTGGCTCGAACACCAGCACGCCGAACTCGAACGCGAGGCGCTGGAACCCGAGGCCATCGCCAAGCTCAATGCCGACCATCGCCGCCACGCCCACGCCGCCGGCCTGATCGCCGCCTGCGAAGGCGCGTTCGCGCGCATCGGCGGCGACGAAGGCCCCTCGCTGACCCGCACCCTGCAGCAAGTGCGCGGCGACCTGCAGCGGGTCGCCGAGCACGAACCGCGCCTGGCCGAAGTCGACGCCATGCTCGACAACGCCGCGATCCAGGTCGACGAGGCGTTGAGCCTGCTCGACCGCGTGCGCGACGATCTCGACCTCGACCCGGCCGAATTCGAACGCATCGAAGCCCGGCTCGGCCGCCTGCACGAACTGGCGCGCAAGCACCGGGTCGCGCCCGAACAACTGGCCGCCACCCGCGACGGCGTCGGCGCCGAGCTGGAACAACTGCGCGGCGCCGGCGAACGCCTGGACGCGCTCGACGCCGAGATCGGCGCCGCGCGCAAGCGCTGGCGCCAGGCCGCCGATGCGCTCGGCCGCGCCCGCCGCGACGCCGCCGCCTCGCTGTCGGCGCGCACCACCGAACTGATCGGCGAACTGGGCATGGGCGGCGGCCGCTTCGCCGTCGAGATCGAGCCGCAGGAAGACGACCGGCCCGACCCGAACGGCGCCGAACGCGTCGAGTTCATGGTCGCCGCCAACCCCGGCCAACCGCCGCGGCCGCTGCGCAAGGTCGCCTCCGGCGGCGAACTCTCGCGCATCTCGCTGGCGATCGAAGTCGCCGCGTTCGGCCTGGACGCGGTGCCGACCATGGTGTTCGACGAAGTCGACACCGGCATCGGCGGCGCCGTGGCGGAAATAGTCGGTCAAAAGCTGCGCGCCTTGGGCGGCAGCCGCCAGGTGCTGTGCGTGACCCACCTGGCCCAGGTCGCGGCCCAGGGCCACGCCCACTACCGCGTCGCCAAGGCCGCCAGCGAAGGCGTCACCCAGAGCGCGGTGCAGGTGCTGGCGTCCAAGCAGCGCGAGGAAGAACTGGCGCGCATGCTCGGCGGCGTGGAGCTGACGAAAGAAGTGCGCGCGGCAGCGCGGCGCTTGCTGGCCGATGTGGGGTGA
- the fur gene encoding ferric iron uptake transcriptional regulator, translating into MESQDLRNAGLKVTHPRMRILELLESAKPRHMTAEDIYRMLLEKGEDIGLATVYRVLTQFESAGLVLKHNFEAGQSVYELDRGHHHDHMVDIDSGKIIEFESSEIEELQRKIAAEHGYLIEEHSLVLYVRKKR; encoded by the coding sequence ATGGAATCTCAGGACCTGCGCAACGCCGGACTCAAGGTCACCCATCCGCGCATGCGGATCCTCGAGTTGCTGGAGAGCGCCAAGCCGCGGCACATGACCGCGGAAGACATCTACCGGATGTTGCTGGAGAAGGGCGAGGACATCGGCCTGGCCACGGTCTACCGGGTGCTGACCCAGTTCGAATCCGCCGGCCTGGTGCTCAAGCACAACTTCGAGGCCGGCCAGTCGGTCTACGAGCTCGACCGCGGCCATCACCACGACCACATGGTCGACATCGACAGCGGCAAGATCATCGAGTTCGAAAGCTCGGAGATCGAGGAGCTGCAACGCAAGATCGCGGCCGAGCACGGTTACCTGATCGAGGAACATTCGCTGGTGCTGTACGTGCGCAAGAAGCGGTGA
- a CDS encoding outer membrane protein assembly factor BamE, translating to MRKLLLVLSLALVTSGCGIIYKQPIYQGNLLEKTAVDQLQAGMSKQQVQVLIGTPSIEDPFHQNRWDYTSTQRVDRLGHTARKNLTLWFENDALTKWEGDYFPEQDKEIAAASVKQFGRNLAKEKDKKKRR from the coding sequence ATGCGTAAGCTCCTGCTCGTTCTCTCGCTCGCCCTGGTCACTTCCGGCTGCGGCATCATCTACAAGCAGCCCATCTATCAGGGCAACCTGCTCGAGAAGACCGCGGTCGACCAACTCCAGGCCGGCATGAGCAAGCAGCAGGTGCAGGTGCTGATCGGCACGCCGTCGATCGAGGACCCGTTCCACCAGAACCGTTGGGACTACACCTCGACCCAGCGCGTCGACCGCCTCGGCCACACCGCGCGCAAGAACCTGACCCTGTGGTTCGAGAACGACGCGCTGACCAAGTGGGAAGGCGACTACTTCCCCGAGCAGGACAAGGAAATCGCCGCGGCCTCGGTCAAGCAGTTCGGCCGCAACCTGGCCAAGGAAAAGGACAAGAAGAAGCGCCGCTGA
- a CDS encoding RnfH family protein produces the protein MKVEVVRAWPRRFQRMSLELAEGATLGQAVAAAGFDGDAEAVGYAVFGVRAGADTVLREGDRVELLRPLQVDPKDARRRRAEERPLKKK, from the coding sequence ATGAAAGTCGAGGTGGTCCGCGCCTGGCCGCGACGCTTCCAGCGGATGAGCCTGGAACTGGCCGAGGGCGCGACCCTGGGCCAGGCGGTGGCGGCGGCCGGGTTCGACGGCGATGCTGAGGCGGTGGGCTATGCGGTGTTCGGCGTGCGCGCCGGCGCCGACACGGTGCTGCGCGAGGGCGACCGGGTGGAGTTGCTGCGGCCGCTGCAGGTCGATCCCAAGGACGCGCGCCGGCGGCGCGCGGAAGAGCGGCCGCTCAAGAAGAAGTGA
- the smpB gene encoding SsrA-binding protein SmpB codes for MAKTNNKTAKDKAKGGAGGTIAQNKRARHEYHLEENFEAGLELQGWELKSIRAGRANITDAYAVVLRGEIYLIGAQIVPLISASTHVVAEERRSRKLLLHRKEIDNLIGRVQRDGYTVIPTALYWKGNRVKAGLSLAKGKQSHDKREASKERDWEREKQRVMRRHNRDA; via the coding sequence ATGGCCAAGACAAACAACAAGACCGCCAAGGATAAAGCAAAGGGCGGCGCCGGCGGCACCATCGCGCAGAACAAGCGCGCCCGCCACGAATACCACCTGGAAGAGAACTTCGAAGCCGGCCTGGAGCTGCAGGGCTGGGAGCTCAAGTCCATCCGCGCCGGGCGCGCCAACATCACCGACGCCTACGCGGTGGTGCTGCGCGGCGAGATCTACCTGATCGGCGCGCAGATCGTCCCGCTCATCTCCGCCTCCACCCACGTCGTCGCCGAGGAACGCCGCAGCCGCAAGCTGCTGCTGCACCGCAAGGAGATCGACAACCTGATCGGCCGCGTCCAGCGCGACGGCTACACCGTGATCCCGACCGCGCTGTACTGGAAGGGCAACCGGGTCAAGGCCGGACTGTCGCTGGCCAAGGGCAAGCAGAGCCACGACAAGCGCGAAGCCAGCAAGGAACGCGACTGGGAGCGCGAGAAGCAGCGGGTCATGCGGCGGCATAACCGCGACGCGTGA